A section of the Elizabethkingia anophelis R26 genome encodes:
- a CDS encoding 3-oxoacyl-ACP synthase III family protein, with the protein MKKSVIKGFGYYVPEKVVTNDDLAKLMTTNDEWITERTGIKQRHYRKNINDAEETTAYLGLQASKKAIESAGLTAKDIDYIVFATLSPDYYFPGCGVLLQEMLGCDTIGALDVRNQCSGFVYAMSVADAFIKVGQYKNILVVGAEIHSFGLDFTDRGRGVSVIFGDGAGAIVLSASEDDNVQGILATNMHSEGKYADELCTKFPGTKYGWSVRLKNEPDAIPDEEIYPHMNGNFVFKHAVTRFPETIHEALEKAGKKVEDLDLLIPHQANKRIAQYVQQQLGLPDEKVMVNIEKYGNTTAASIPIALSEAIEEGRMKRGDLVCLSAFGSGFTWGSVLFEY; encoded by the coding sequence ATGAAGAAAAGTGTCATAAAAGGCTTTGGTTATTATGTGCCGGAAAAAGTTGTGACAAACGACGATCTGGCTAAATTAATGACCACAAACGACGAGTGGATTACCGAAAGAACAGGTATTAAACAACGTCATTACCGTAAAAATATAAATGATGCTGAAGAGACTACTGCCTATCTAGGTTTGCAGGCTTCAAAAAAAGCTATCGAAAGTGCAGGACTTACTGCTAAAGATATAGATTATATAGTATTTGCAACGCTTTCTCCGGATTATTATTTTCCGGGATGCGGAGTATTGTTACAGGAAATGCTGGGATGTGATACTATTGGTGCATTAGATGTAAGAAATCAATGCTCCGGTTTTGTCTATGCAATGAGTGTTGCCGATGCTTTTATTAAAGTGGGGCAGTATAAAAATATTTTAGTGGTTGGGGCAGAGATTCATTCATTTGGATTAGATTTCACCGATCGTGGAAGAGGTGTATCTGTAATCTTTGGTGATGGAGCAGGCGCCATTGTACTATCTGCATCAGAAGATGACAACGTGCAAGGAATTCTTGCAACGAATATGCACTCAGAAGGAAAGTATGCTGATGAACTTTGTACAAAATTCCCGGGAACAAAATACGGATGGAGTGTACGTTTGAAAAACGAACCTGATGCTATTCCGGATGAAGAAATTTACCCGCACATGAACGGTAACTTTGTATTTAAACATGCTGTTACACGTTTTCCGGAAACTATTCATGAAGCACTGGAAAAAGCTGGTAAAAAAGTAGAAGATCTTGATCTTCTTATTCCACATCAGGCGAATAAGCGTATTGCACAATATGTACAGCAACAGCTTGGATTACCGGATGAGAAAGTAATGGTGAATATTGAGAAATACGGAAATACAACTGCAGCTTCTATTCCTATCGCACTAAGTGAGGCGATTGAAGAAGGAAGAATGAAAAGAGGTGATCTTGTATGTCTTTCTGCTTTTGGTAGTGGGTTTACATGGGGTAGTGTTTTATTCGAATATTAA
- a CDS encoding GLPGLI family protein — MTKTIIHFFLVILTLSGLSLQAQKRILYNLQVTYPEGLKKNSTVYLDINNDKADFYEARFITPGQKPSGLVQAIERKSGTSENTILVQDFKLNSFRIKTTDILDWKLTNDYKTVEKYKLQKATVSFGGRNWNVWFCNEIPLAEGPYKFNGLPGLVFEAEDTDGVFKYSLMKIENLSKSSAQPTLNVKNAVNITWEKYNKLLSDFYENPYQKERESAQKGNEIVYEDKEMKVQDFTKMTKDFQAMIRKNLPPYVEADKNFLLNKN, encoded by the coding sequence ATGACTAAAACTATTATTCACTTTTTTCTTGTTATTCTAACTTTATCAGGATTAAGCCTGCAAGCTCAGAAAAGAATATTATACAATCTTCAGGTAACTTATCCTGAAGGTTTAAAAAAGAATTCCACTGTATATCTGGACATTAATAATGATAAAGCTGATTTTTATGAGGCCAGGTTTATAACACCAGGGCAAAAGCCTTCTGGTTTGGTACAGGCTATAGAAAGAAAAAGTGGTACATCTGAAAATACAATTTTGGTACAGGATTTTAAACTCAATAGTTTCAGAATCAAAACAACCGATATTTTGGATTGGAAACTCACGAATGATTATAAAACTGTTGAGAAATACAAATTACAGAAAGCAACGGTATCATTCGGAGGGAGAAATTGGAATGTTTGGTTTTGTAATGAAATTCCGCTTGCGGAAGGACCTTATAAATTTAACGGATTACCAGGGTTGGTTTTTGAAGCAGAAGATACGGATGGAGTATTTAAATATTCATTGATGAAAATTGAAAATCTATCCAAATCCTCCGCACAACCAACATTAAATGTTAAAAATGCGGTTAATATTACCTGGGAAAAGTATAATAAATTATTATCTGACTTCTATGAAAATCCTTACCAAAAAGAAAGGGAATCTGCTCAGAAAGGTAATGAAATTGTTTATGAAGATAAAGAAATGAAAGTACAGGATTTCACTAAAATGACCAAAGATTTTCAGGCAATGATCCGAAAGAATCTGCCTCCTTATGTCGAAGCTGACAAAAACTTTCTGCTTAATAAAAACTAA
- a CDS encoding GH92 family glycosyl hydrolase, which translates to MKSKTKKPILILLTSLAIANFSAQEKLTQYIDPLIGTGGHGHTYPGASLPFSMVQLSPDNGRGDWDWVSGYHYTSDYIAGFSHMHLSGTGIGDWLDIAVMPLLKPVEQPVVDTRTFYSHKNEKAAAGLYQVKLDNGITAKLTSTERVGYHQYTFPAGTTEPTIRLDLHHAFNWDKPTDTKLTIVDNNTIIGQRFSKGWAQNQRVFFALKTAKPIKEILLNGKKSKDKEISSKETGVNAQLVFNPSDAIEIKVALSTTSADKALEALNEIPNWHFDQVAANADKVWENEVSKIKIEAKSKSLKRIFYSALYHTALTPTLYSDKDGEYGNYKNEIKKMPNGEQRYTLYSLWDTFRAEHPLLTITQPEKYTSLINSMLAFYDEYGLLPVWDLSTNETNTMTGYHAIPVLADAILKDIPGIDKEKAYKAMLASAFQKIREVPAYNEYGYVPQDIGGGSVTKTLEYTFDDYAISLVAKKLGKTKDFETFSKRAKNYQKLFDAKTGFMRARYKNGKFVEPFDPFYSEHEFDKSQYIEGTAWQHSFFVPHDVRGLAKLFPAKNGLSKMLDALFVAPSVMHGDFTSPDASGFIGQYAHGNEPSHHIAYMYSYIGEAWKTQERIRQIIDTMYSDKPDGYAGNEDAGQMSAWAVWSIMGLYPANPVTGEYVFGSPSLDKAEIKMPNGKTFTIEAKNNSQTNIYIQSITLNGKPYDKVYITHDEMMKGGNLTFNMGATPNKNFGKDPKSWPKSMEN; encoded by the coding sequence ATGAAAAGTAAAACTAAGAAACCGATACTTATTTTATTAACGTCGTTAGCCATTGCTAACTTTTCTGCACAGGAAAAATTAACCCAATATATTGATCCACTGATCGGAACAGGAGGTCACGGACATACGTATCCAGGGGCATCACTTCCTTTTTCCATGGTCCAGTTAAGTCCAGATAACGGACGTGGTGATTGGGATTGGGTGAGTGGTTATCATTATACATCCGATTATATAGCAGGTTTTAGCCATATGCACCTTTCCGGAACAGGCATTGGTGACTGGCTGGATATAGCTGTAATGCCTTTATTAAAACCTGTGGAACAGCCTGTAGTAGATACACGTACATTCTATTCACATAAAAATGAAAAAGCTGCAGCCGGATTATACCAGGTAAAGCTGGATAACGGAATAACAGCGAAGCTGACATCTACAGAAAGAGTAGGCTATCACCAGTATACATTCCCGGCAGGAACAACTGAACCAACTATTCGTTTGGATCTGCATCATGCCTTTAACTGGGATAAGCCAACAGATACCAAGTTAACTATTGTTGATAATAATACCATTATTGGACAACGATTCTCTAAAGGCTGGGCGCAAAATCAGAGAGTGTTTTTTGCTTTAAAAACAGCTAAACCGATCAAAGAAATTTTACTAAACGGTAAGAAATCTAAAGACAAAGAAATTTCATCTAAGGAAACAGGTGTAAATGCACAGTTAGTTTTTAATCCTTCAGATGCGATAGAAATAAAAGTAGCGCTTTCTACAACCAGCGCTGATAAAGCTTTGGAAGCACTAAATGAAATTCCAAACTGGCATTTTGATCAGGTAGCTGCGAATGCAGATAAAGTATGGGAAAATGAAGTTTCCAAAATTAAAATCGAAGCCAAAAGCAAATCACTGAAACGTATTTTCTATTCAGCTTTGTATCATACAGCTCTTACGCCGACTTTGTATTCAGATAAGGATGGAGAATATGGCAATTACAAAAATGAAATAAAGAAAATGCCGAACGGTGAACAGCGCTATACATTATACTCTTTATGGGATACTTTCCGTGCTGAACATCCTTTGCTAACGATTACACAACCGGAAAAATATACCTCTCTTATCAATAGTATGCTTGCTTTCTATGATGAATATGGTCTGCTTCCGGTATGGGATTTAAGTACAAACGAAACCAATACAATGACGGGATATCACGCTATTCCTGTATTGGCAGATGCGATACTGAAAGACATTCCGGGAATTGATAAAGAAAAAGCATACAAAGCAATGCTGGCGAGTGCTTTCCAGAAAATAAGAGAAGTACCTGCATATAATGAATATGGATATGTTCCTCAGGATATAGGTGGTGGTAGTGTGACCAAAACATTGGAATATACCTTCGATGATTATGCAATTTCTTTAGTAGCTAAGAAATTGGGTAAAACAAAAGACTTTGAAACTTTTAGTAAAAGAGCGAAAAATTACCAGAAGCTTTTTGATGCTAAGACCGGATTTATGAGAGCCAGGTACAAGAATGGTAAGTTTGTAGAGCCTTTTGATCCTTTTTATTCCGAACACGAATTCGATAAGAGCCAATATATTGAAGGTACTGCATGGCAGCATTCCTTCTTTGTGCCTCATGATGTAAGAGGGCTTGCAAAATTATTCCCGGCTAAAAACGGACTGAGTAAAATGCTGGATGCTCTTTTTGTTGCACCTTCTGTAATGCATGGAGATTTTACCTCTCCGGATGCCAGCGGATTTATCGGACAGTATGCTCATGGTAACGAACCAAGCCACCACATAGCTTATATGTACAGCTATATTGGTGAAGCATGGAAAACACAGGAACGTATCCGACAGATTATAGATACAATGTACAGTGATAAACCGGATGGATATGCCGGTAACGAAGATGCAGGACAAATGAGTGCCTGGGCTGTATGGTCTATTATGGGATTATATCCTGCAAATCCGGTAACCGGGGAATATGTTTTTGGAAGTCCTTCGTTAGATAAAGCTGAAATCAAAATGCCTAATGGTAAAACCTTTACAATTGAAGCTAAAAATAATTCTCAGACAAATATCTATATCCAGTCGATAACCTTAAATGGTAAACCATACGATAAAGTATATATTACTCATGACGAAATGATGAAAGGTGGTAATCTAACCTTTAATATGGGAGCAACACCTAATAAGAACTTTGGAAAGGACCCTAAGAGCTGGCCAAAGTCTATGGAAAACTAG
- a CDS encoding LysR family transcriptional regulator, whose product MRWNLEWLRTFKAIYETGTLSAAAQELFISQPGVSLHLNSLEAFTGNKLFDRLARKMVPTEKGKILYNYILDSMKKLEEGEQHFHKRTQNERPTISVGMCFETFQYTLEEHISELPFNLIIKFGEYPQMQHDLDSGMLDLIITPQKGSQPNLQYQPFSKERIVLIAGNETDTTDLEELFNEGKIKDAADLLKQQLWYSTAADMEHLKNFWLKHFGEHPDFSPNYIVPNISSIIRCLSDSKGFSVVPDFLCADVLNSGKIKMVWEGIHPVENTLYFGTRKKTMYQEEINQLEKLLKEKWEMIEEIL is encoded by the coding sequence ATGCGTTGGAATTTGGAATGGCTTCGTACTTTCAAAGCTATATACGAAACTGGAACCCTGTCTGCAGCTGCACAGGAATTATTTATATCACAACCGGGAGTTAGCCTGCATCTTAACTCTCTGGAAGCATTTACCGGAAACAAATTATTTGACCGGCTTGCACGAAAGATGGTCCCTACAGAAAAAGGAAAGATCCTCTATAATTATATATTGGATTCTATGAAAAAATTGGAGGAAGGAGAACAGCATTTTCATAAACGCACACAAAATGAACGGCCTACAATTAGTGTAGGAATGTGTTTTGAAACCTTTCAATATACACTTGAGGAACATATATCCGAACTTCCTTTTAATCTTATTATTAAATTTGGGGAGTATCCCCAAATGCAGCATGATCTGGATAGTGGTATGCTGGACCTGATTATTACTCCACAAAAAGGATCTCAACCCAATCTTCAGTATCAACCTTTTTCTAAGGAAAGAATTGTTTTGATTGCCGGAAATGAAACGGATACAACTGATTTGGAAGAATTATTCAACGAAGGAAAAATTAAAGATGCTGCAGATTTACTAAAACAACAATTGTGGTACAGTACTGCTGCTGACATGGAGCATCTGAAAAATTTCTGGTTGAAGCATTTTGGCGAACATCCGGACTTTAGCCCAAACTATATCGTTCCGAATATAAGCTCAATTATCCGCTGTCTAAGCGATAGTAAGGGTTTTTCTGTAGTACCGGATTTTCTTTGCGCTGATGTTCTTAATTCCGGAAAAATAAAAATGGTCTGGGAAGGAATACATCCTGTAGAAAATACTTTGTACTTCGGTACCAGAAAAAAAACAATGTATCAGGAGGAAATTAATCAGCTTGAAAAATTACTAAAGGAAAAATGGGAAATGATTGAAGAGATTCTGTAA
- a CDS encoding MFS transporter yields MKKSLLSLALGGLGIGITEFTIMGMLPDVARDLSISIPQAGYLITAYALGVVIGAPLLVVGLNKFSPTKTLILLMILFTVFNGLSIIAPDYEILMVSRFISGLPHGAFFGVGSVVASRLADKGKEAQAVATMFSGLTVANLLGVPLGTYIGHHFSWRYTFLLIAIIGLFTILALKLWMPKTEARKSKQNPWKDFSIFRSSNVWFMVLIFSVAPGELFAWISYIAPLMSNVSGIAEKHLPYIMVLAGLGMFVGNLIGGKLTDAFSPSVIVIAVLVFQIVCMMTIYYTATNAWASLVMTFFTGVTTFALVPSLTLLLLNSVKSDAEMLVASLGPACFNIANALGAFLGGVPIEKGYGYTSPVLVGATMAATGIVISILYLRRNKKQKYAVEAC; encoded by the coding sequence ATGAAAAAGAGTCTGCTATCTCTCGCATTAGGAGGATTAGGAATCGGGATTACAGAATTTACCATTATGGGAATGTTACCCGACGTAGCAAGAGACCTTAGTATTTCTATACCACAGGCAGGTTATCTTATAACAGCCTATGCACTTGGAGTAGTAATAGGAGCTCCACTTCTGGTGGTGGGACTGAATAAGTTTTCACCTACCAAAACCTTGATTCTGTTAATGATTTTATTTACAGTATTTAATGGTTTATCCATCATAGCTCCGGACTATGAAATTTTAATGGTTTCCAGATTTATTTCAGGATTACCACATGGAGCGTTTTTCGGAGTAGGATCTGTTGTAGCCAGCCGTTTGGCTGATAAGGGAAAAGAAGCACAGGCTGTAGCTACAATGTTTTCCGGACTAACAGTAGCCAATCTTTTGGGAGTTCCACTGGGAACTTATATAGGACACCATTTTTCATGGCGTTATACTTTCCTGCTTATTGCGATTATAGGATTATTCACAATACTGGCTCTAAAGTTATGGATGCCAAAGACAGAAGCAAGAAAAAGCAAACAGAACCCCTGGAAAGACTTTTCTATTTTTCGTAGCAGTAATGTATGGTTTATGGTACTTATCTTTTCTGTAGCTCCGGGGGAACTTTTTGCGTGGATCAGTTATATCGCTCCATTAATGAGTAATGTATCCGGGATTGCAGAGAAACACCTTCCTTATATTATGGTCTTAGCCGGACTTGGTATGTTTGTAGGTAACCTTATAGGCGGAAAACTGACAGATGCCTTTTCTCCTTCTGTTATTGTTATTGCAGTGCTTGTATTTCAGATTGTATGTATGATGACGATTTATTACACAGCGACTAACGCCTGGGCATCTCTTGTAATGACCTTCTTTACCGGAGTTACCACTTTTGCACTTGTACCTTCACTTACATTACTATTGCTGAACTCAGTAAAAAGCGATGCAGAAATGCTGGTAGCATCCTTGGGACCAGCCTGTTTCAATATCGCAAATGCTTTAGGGGCTTTTCTTGGTGGTGTTCCTATTGAAAAAGGTTACGGTTACACCTCTCCGGTATTGGTAGGAGCGACGATGGCTGCAACAGGAATTGTAATATCTATACTATATCTACGAAGAAATAAAAAACAAAAATATGCTGTTGAAGCATGTTAA
- a CDS encoding alkene reductase, with amino-acid sequence MNTNIFEEVTKGSLQLKNRIAMAPMTRARNKDGIPKNFNAEYYAQRTGAGLIITEGTAISSTSKGVLHIPGLYTAEQTEGWKLVTSAVHEKGSKIYTQLWHVGRVSHVSNQPDRQAPVAPSDIQAANSNAWGYDENGKEGFVISSKPRALETNEVKQIVQDFATAAKNAIKAGFDGVELHGANGYLIEQFLNPFINNRTDEYGGSIENRSRFLLEAIDASIEAIGADKVAIRLTPYGGLHELPHYEEIEETYQYLATELSKRKVSYIHIMDQKSRGSFALPEGFMERFRNWYDGVIILAGGMTKEKSQELLDAGIIDIAAFGEDFIANPDLVERLKNDWPITPPKRELHYGLTMEGYLDWETYNKN; translated from the coding sequence ATGAACACTAACATCTTTGAAGAAGTAACTAAAGGTTCATTACAACTAAAAAACAGAATTGCAATGGCTCCTATGACCAGAGCCAGAAATAAAGACGGAATTCCAAAGAATTTTAATGCAGAATATTATGCACAAAGAACAGGTGCAGGTCTTATCATTACTGAAGGGACGGCTATTTCATCAACTTCGAAAGGAGTACTTCATATTCCGGGATTATACACCGCTGAACAAACAGAAGGCTGGAAGCTTGTAACCAGTGCTGTCCATGAAAAAGGAAGTAAAATATATACCCAGCTATGGCACGTAGGAAGAGTTTCACATGTTTCTAATCAGCCGGATAGACAAGCTCCGGTAGCACCATCGGATATTCAGGCAGCAAATTCTAATGCCTGGGGTTATGATGAAAACGGGAAAGAAGGCTTTGTGATTAGTTCTAAACCACGGGCTCTGGAAACAAATGAAGTAAAACAAATAGTTCAGGATTTTGCTACAGCGGCTAAAAATGCCATAAAAGCAGGTTTCGATGGTGTTGAGCTTCACGGAGCGAATGGCTACCTTATCGAGCAGTTCCTGAATCCGTTTATCAATAATCGTACAGATGAATATGGCGGAAGTATCGAAAACAGATCCCGCTTTTTACTTGAAGCTATAGATGCCAGTATTGAAGCTATAGGTGCAGATAAAGTTGCAATTCGCTTAACGCCATATGGAGGTCTGCACGAACTTCCGCATTATGAGGAAATAGAAGAAACTTACCAATATCTTGCAACAGAGCTTTCCAAAAGAAAAGTATCATATATCCACATTATGGACCAGAAATCAAGAGGAAGCTTTGCTTTACCTGAAGGCTTTATGGAGCGTTTCCGTAATTGGTATGATGGTGTTATTATTCTTGCAGGTGGAATGACTAAGGAAAAATCTCAGGAACTTCTGGATGCCGGAATTATTGATATTGCTGCATTTGGAGAAGACTTCATTGCTAACCCCGATCTTGTGGAACGTTTAAAAAATGACTGGCCTATAACACCTCCTAAAAGAGAACTGCATTATGGTCTTACTATGGAAGGTTACCTCGATTGGGAAACATATAACAAAAATTAA
- a CDS encoding aldo/keto reductase encodes MEFRKLGNTDLELSAITYGAFAIGGNMWGGNEKKDSIASVRASIDNGVTTLDTAPFYGFGLSEEMIGEAIKGYDRSKIQLLTKFGLVWDGSNQGKGEFFFDAEDAGKTIPVYKYASKTSVIKEVEESLKRLQTDYIDLLQIHWPDATTPISETMEALEILLQQGKIRAAGVSNYSVEQVAEARQSLNIASNQIGYSMLNRGVENDLVPYALENDLGIIVYSPMERGLLTGKYFKDGKLKDNDHRNGYFQQFDLEKVKTFLETITPIAEDKNATLSQLVLRWTSLQPAITLVLAGARNAEQAAANAKAMDINLTAEELAFINTELSKI; translated from the coding sequence ATGGAATTCAGAAAATTAGGAAATACAGATTTAGAGTTGTCAGCAATTACTTATGGAGCTTTCGCTATTGGTGGTAATATGTGGGGAGGTAACGAGAAAAAAGACTCGATAGCATCTGTGAGAGCATCAATTGATAATGGTGTAACAACTTTAGATACAGCTCCTTTTTATGGTTTCGGACTTAGTGAGGAAATGATAGGTGAAGCTATTAAAGGTTATGACAGAAGCAAAATTCAGTTATTAACAAAATTCGGGTTGGTATGGGATGGCAGTAACCAGGGAAAAGGAGAATTCTTCTTCGATGCTGAAGATGCCGGGAAAACAATTCCTGTATACAAATATGCTTCTAAAACTAGTGTAATTAAAGAAGTAGAAGAGAGTTTAAAACGTCTGCAGACCGATTATATCGATTTGTTACAGATTCACTGGCCAGATGCTACAACTCCGATTTCAGAGACAATGGAAGCTTTAGAAATCTTATTACAACAAGGTAAAATACGTGCTGCAGGAGTCAGTAACTATAGTGTAGAACAAGTTGCAGAAGCTCGCCAAAGTCTGAATATTGCCAGCAACCAGATTGGTTACAGCATGCTGAATCGTGGTGTTGAAAATGACCTGGTTCCGTATGCATTGGAAAATGACCTTGGAATTATTGTTTACAGTCCAATGGAAAGAGGATTATTGACTGGGAAGTATTTTAAAGATGGTAAACTAAAAGATAATGACCACAGAAACGGTTACTTCCAACAGTTTGATCTTGAAAAAGTGAAAACATTCCTGGAAACTATTACCCCGATTGCTGAAGATAAAAATGCAACACTTTCTCAGTTGGTATTGCGTTGGACAAGTCTGCAACCTGCAATTACATTAGTCTTGGCAGGAGCAAGAAATGCTGAACAAGCTGCAGCAAATGCTAAAGCAATGGATATTAATCTTACTGCTGAAGAATTAGCATTTATCAATACTGAACTTTCCAAAATCTAA
- a CDS encoding cyclase family protein: MKKNIISKLLLSGMLTSGASGIYAQNKTLIDPKDTSWYTSPYGKGDEIGAANLMTPDLVLQSVKLVKKGKTLPLAVPVDKHLPAFRHRSFNLYNIQPGEQGGKTLGSNKFSFNDELVNAWTGVGTQLNGIGHIGIDNVYYNGNIATDFVTIEGVKKLGVEKVPPMVTRAVVLDMTAYYGKNIVPGGTEFTVSDIQNVLKKEGLSIKKGDIVLFNTGWLELIGKDNNQFLETEPGIGMEAAQWLADQGIIAFGGDTWASEVYPNPKSKEEFPINQFMLAKRGIYNLELIDTRPLVKEKVWEFLFVLGQPLYVGSTQVNVNPVAIY, encoded by the coding sequence ATGAAAAAAAATATAATTAGCAAATTATTGCTATCTGGAATGCTGACATCAGGAGCTTCCGGTATATATGCCCAGAACAAAACATTAATAGATCCTAAAGATACCAGCTGGTATACTTCGCCTTATGGAAAAGGAGATGAAATAGGAGCTGCTAATCTGATGACACCAGATCTGGTTTTACAATCAGTAAAATTAGTAAAGAAAGGTAAAACTCTTCCTTTAGCTGTTCCGGTTGACAAGCATTTGCCAGCCTTCCGCCACCGTAGTTTTAATCTTTATAATATCCAGCCCGGAGAACAGGGAGGGAAGACATTGGGTTCAAATAAGTTTAGCTTTAATGATGAGCTTGTAAATGCCTGGACTGGTGTTGGTACACAGCTAAATGGTATTGGCCATATTGGTATCGATAACGTGTATTACAACGGAAACATAGCAACTGACTTTGTAACCATAGAAGGCGTAAAAAAATTGGGTGTGGAAAAAGTTCCGCCAATGGTTACCCGTGCCGTAGTATTGGATATGACAGCATATTACGGAAAAAACATTGTTCCGGGTGGGACTGAATTTACTGTAAGCGATATTCAAAATGTTCTTAAAAAAGAAGGATTAAGCATTAAAAAAGGAGATATAGTATTATTTAACACGGGTTGGTTAGAGCTGATCGGAAAAGATAACAATCAATTTCTGGAAACAGAGCCCGGGATAGGAATGGAGGCTGCACAATGGCTGGCTGATCAGGGAATTATTGCCTTTGGAGGTGATACCTGGGCATCCGAAGTTTATCCGAATCCTAAAAGTAAAGAAGAGTTTCCTATTAACCAGTTTATGTTGGCTAAAAGAGGGATCTATAATCTTGAACTAATAGATACAAGACCTTTAGTTAAAGA